One genomic segment of Hordeum vulgare subsp. vulgare chromosome 2H, MorexV3_pseudomolecules_assembly, whole genome shotgun sequence includes these proteins:
- the LOC123429615 gene encoding peroxidase 2-like encodes MPKLAAALALLALLGSVACQGDNGSPAVSPAYSPSSGPASPGTISYPPAASPSKTIPSPIVLSPSPSPLARPPSLDLGSPSQSPLVYPPSVSQPAFPPSGSSRAPSASSPEYLPSPSQSVSSQTPSTHSPDPSPPTNSPASSPSPMSPSTIAYPPSPSPSQPTYPPSPSPAAYTPSPSPINPRQPDPPSPSPSPASYISSPSPSPSPDSPGPAAYPPFSNSPSNSPSPSSPVSGLSVGHYSYSCPNAEAIVREAVKNATDKNRGTGAGLIRLFFHDCFVRGCDASVLLNTTGSDEPTELKGQPNKTLRGFEVIDAAKAALEAACPGVVSCADVLAFAGRDASFFLTNGTAYFPMPAGRYDGRVSFSKETTLNLPAPFSTLKDLNESFHAKGLSLEEMVILSGAHSVGRSSCSSFYDRLPANSSDMDPEFASSLRKQCSSNDPTAMQDFKTPDDLDRQYYQNVVNHRVLFGSDAALMGSNETARMVLDNAYVSGLWERKFAAAMVKMGGVGVKTRADGEIRKKCWIIN; translated from the exons atGCCCAAGCTCGCCGCCGCCCTCGCCTTGCTTGCGTTGCTGGGATCCGTGGCGTGCCAAGGTGACAATGGTTCGCCCGCGGTCTCGCCGGCGTATTCTCCGAGCTCGGGCCCGGCGAGCCCGGGGACAATCAGTTACCCTCCAGCTGCGAGCCCCAGCAAGACAATACCGAGCCCAATTGTGTTGAGCCCGAGCCCGAGCCCGCTCGCTCGGCCTCCTAGCCTCGACCTAGGCTCACCGAGCCAAAGCCCGCTGGTGTATCCACCAAGTGTCAGCCAACCGGCATTTCCTCCGTCTGGTTCTTCCAGAGCCCCGAGCGCAAGCTCACCTGAGTATCTTCCTAGCCCTAGTCAAAGCGTGTCCAGTCAAACTCCATCAACACATTCACCTGATCCAAGTCCACCTACTAATTCTCCTGCTAGTAGTCCAAGCCCGATGAGCCCGAGCACAATTGCTTATCCACCGAGCCCAAGCCCTAGCCAACCCACATATCCTCCTAGCCCAAGCCCTGCCGCTTATACTCCTAGCCCAAGCCCGATCAATCCAAGACAACCAGATCCACCCAGCCCTAGCCCTAGCCCAGCATCTTATATTTCAAGCCCAAGCCCAAGCCCAAGCCCGGATAGCCCTGGTCCAGCCGCTTATCCTCCTTTCTCAAACTCACCCAGTAACTCTCCCAGCCCAAGCTCTCCCGTTTCAGGGCTCAGTGTCGGTCACTACAGCTACTCCTGCCCAAATGCGGAGGCCATTGTGAGGGAGGCCGTCAAGAACGCCACGGACAAGAATCGCGGCACCGGCGCGGGGCTTATCCGTCTCTTCTTCCACGACTGCTTCGTCCGG GGGTGCGATGCTTCCGTTCTCCTCAACACGACCGGCTCCGACGAACCGACGGAGTTGAAGGGCCAGCCGAACAAGACCCTCCGCGGCTTTGAGGTGATCGACGCGGCCAAGGCGGCGCTCGAGGCGGCCTGCCCCGGCGTTGTCTCGTGCGCGGACGTCCTCGCCTTCGCCGGCCGCGACGCCAGCTTCTTCCTCACAAATGGCACGGCCTACTTTCCCATGCCGGCCGGCCGCTACGACGGGCGCGTGTCATTCAGCAAGGAGACCACCCTCAACCTGCCGGCGCCCTTCTCCACGCTCAAGGATCTCAACGAGAGCTTCCATGCCAAGGGGCTGAGCCTCGAGGAAATGGTCATCCTTTCCGGCGCGCACTCCGTCGGCCGCTCCAGCTGCTCGTCCTTCTACGACCGCCTCCCCGCCAATTCCTCCGACATGGACCCCGAGTTCGCGAGCTCCCTGCGGAAGCAGTGCAGCAGCAACGACCCTACCGCGATGCAGGACTTCAAGACCCCCGACGACCTGGACCGGCAGTACTACCAGAACGTGGTCAACCACAGGGTGCTCTTTGGTTCCGACGCAGCGCTCATGGGGTCGAACGAGACGGCGAGGATGGTGCTCGATAATGCGTACGTAAGTGGGCTGTGGGAGAGGAAGTTCGCGGCGGCGATGGTAAAAATGGGCGGCGTCGGGGTAAAGACAAGGGCCGACGGCGAGATCAGGAAGAAGTGTTGGATCATCAACTAA